The Pelobates fuscus isolate aPelFus1 chromosome 2, aPelFus1.pri, whole genome shotgun sequence genome has a segment encoding these proteins:
- the MRPL14 gene encoding large ribosomal subunit protein uL14m codes for MDRGLRLLTTQTWQIVNRQSFSISVSCLAIQKMTRVRVVDNSTMGNTPYHRPPRCIHVYNKSGVGKVGDKILLAIKGQKKKALIVGHKMPGPTMTPRFDSNNVVLIEDNGNPVGTRIKSPIPTSLRKLDGEYSKLLAIAQTFV; via the exons ATGGATAGAGGGCTAAGACTCCTGACTACCCAGACATGGCAGATCGTAAACCGTCAGTCTTTCAG TATCTCCGTATCCTGTTTGGCTATCCAGAAGATGACCAGGGTTCGAGTGGTTGATAACAGCACAATGGGTAACACTCCGTACCACCGTCCACCTCGCTGCATCCATGTCTACAACAAGTCTGGGGTGGGAAAAGTGGGAGACAAGATTCTACTCGCCATTAAGGGCCAGAAAAAGAAAGCGCTCATCGTTGGCCATAAAATGCCCGGGCCTACCATGACTCCACGATTCGACTCTAACAACGTAGTGCTTATCGAGGACAACGGGAACCCTGTGGGGACCCGAATAAAGAGCCCAATTCCCACTAGCTTGAGGAAGCTTGACGGGGAGTATTCCAAGCTCCTGGCCATAGCACAGACTTTTGTCTGA